In a single window of the Deinococcus cellulosilyticus NBRC 106333 = KACC 11606 genome:
- a CDS encoding trans-sulfuration enzyme family protein: MNYKPTTLAARAGEHAKETPSRPLVEPIYQNTVFAFDDLDHMEEVFSEQTPSNGGIYYRFNTPNHLTLEGALAALEKTEDAVCAASGMAAIAAAFQAVLGQGDHLIADQQAYGGTYTLLTQELPRWGIEVTLLDITDLEAVERAITPRTRLIHLESLTNPLMTTVNLPALIEMAHAKGVLVSVDNTFATPALFRPAEHGADLVSHSLSKYLSGHSNALGGALAGRKDLISQARMRLIRQGATLSAFDAWITLQGLKTLGLRMRAHTQNAQAVADVLSNHPRVAAVYHPGLSDHPQFDLAGDLFPDGFGGMLSFELRGDLNAFIRRLHGKIPLAPSLADVNTTLSYPWTTSHRSLDEKRKLELGIRPTLLRLSVGIEDIEDILNDLEDALNL, from the coding sequence ATGAACTACAAACCCACCACCCTTGCCGCCCGTGCCGGTGAGCATGCCAAAGAGACCCCCAGCCGTCCACTGGTGGAGCCCATCTACCAGAACACTGTTTTTGCCTTCGATGACCTGGACCACATGGAAGAGGTTTTTTCCGAACAGACCCCTTCCAATGGGGGAATCTACTACCGCTTCAACACCCCCAACCACCTGACCCTCGAGGGGGCGCTCGCTGCGCTGGAAAAAACGGAGGATGCCGTGTGCGCAGCCAGTGGAATGGCGGCCATTGCTGCTGCTTTTCAGGCTGTGCTGGGACAGGGGGACCACCTGATTGCCGACCAGCAGGCTTACGGTGGCACCTACACCCTGCTGACCCAGGAACTTCCCAGATGGGGCATTGAGGTGACCCTGCTGGACATCACCGATCTGGAAGCTGTGGAACGGGCCATCACCCCCAGAACGCGCCTGATCCATCTGGAGAGCCTCACCAACCCCCTGATGACCACGGTGAACCTGCCTGCCCTGATTGAAATGGCCCATGCAAAAGGGGTTCTGGTCAGTGTGGACAACACTTTTGCGACCCCTGCCCTGTTCCGACCCGCGGAGCATGGTGCAGATCTGGTGAGTCATTCCCTCAGCAAGTACCTTTCAGGCCACAGCAATGCTCTGGGGGGTGCGCTGGCAGGCCGAAAAGATTTGATCTCTCAGGCCAGGATGCGCCTGATCCGCCAGGGGGCCACCCTCAGTGCCTTTGATGCCTGGATCACCCTGCAAGGGCTCAAAACCCTGGGGCTCCGGATGCGGGCCCACACCCAGAATGCCCAGGCCGTTGCCGATGTGCTCTCCAACCATCCCAGGGTTGCAGCGGTGTACCATCCAGGGCTCAGTGACCACCCGCAATTCGATCTGGCTGGAGACCTCTTCCCGGACGGTTTCGGAGGGATGCTCTCTTTTGAGCTCAGAGGAGACCTCAATGCCTTCATCCGCAGGCTTCACGGAAAGATCCCGCTGGCCCCTTCGCTGGCAGATGTGAATACGACCCTCAGTTATCCATGGACCACGTCACACCGTTCTCTTGATGAAAAGCGCAAACTGGAACTGGGCATCCGTCCCACGTTGTTGCGCCTCTCTGTGGGAATTGAGGACATTGAAGACATTCTGAACGACCTGGAGGACGCCCTAAACCTGTGA
- a CDS encoding SMI1/KNR4 family protein: protein MLIDRLIRQMRTAPEHKVSRPRMYELFLLRGEVLPFDLRWFYNQCGETRLYYKQERYLSVFEPRNLVPANKKIVGRDYEYDISSYWYVFAQDADGEYLSIDLHPKRLGRIYDTNHVNHALEGYTPIIALSFSEFLERSLGSRPDYYWLNREFRGYGDAYDNVEVEWDEDAIY from the coding sequence ATGCTGATAGACCGCCTGATCCGGCAGATGCGAACTGCCCCCGAACACAAGGTGTCTCGCCCCCGAATGTACGAGCTTTTCCTGCTCCGGGGCGAGGTCCTGCCGTTTGACCTCAGGTGGTTCTACAACCAGTGCGGCGAAACCCGCCTGTACTACAAGCAGGAACGGTACCTGTCGGTTTTTGAACCCCGCAATCTGGTTCCAGCAAACAAGAAGATTGTGGGCAGGGATTATGAATACGACATCTCTTCATACTGGTACGTTTTTGCGCAGGATGCAGACGGCGAATACCTCTCCATCGACCTGCACCCAAAGCGTCTGGGTCGCATTTACGACACCAACCATGTGAACCATGCCCTGGAAGGATACACCCCGATCATTGCCCTGTCCTTCAGTGAATTTCTGGAGCGCAGTCTCGGTTCACGTCCAGATTATTACTGGTTGAACCGGGAATTCAGGGGATATGGGGATGCGTATGACAATGTTGAGGTGGAGTGGGACGAGGATGCGATTTATTGA
- the gcvP gene encoding aminomethyl-transferring glycine dehydrogenase yields MTRKSLHSLTQQDDFISRHIGPSEQDIVDMLHTLGVNSLDELVDSTLPESIRFEGELKVGRTYTEVEALAELKGKASKNKVFKSYIGMGYYGTLVPHVILRNVLENPGWYTAYTPYQAEISQGRLEMLLNFQQMVMDLTGMEVANASLLDEATAAAEAMTLAKRSNKKSKSNKYFVASDVHPQTLDVIQTRAQYFGFEVVVGNPETDLKDADVFGVQLQYPNTYGEVKDLTSVIDTAHAKGALVSVATDLLALTVLKAPGEMGADVVIGNSQRFGVPMGFGGPHAAFFACRDEYKRSAAGRIIGVSKDTRGNIAYRMAMQTREQHIRREKATSNICTAQALLANMAAAYAVYHGPETLRTIAERIERLTSLVRVALEDAGFKPNTAYFDTLTFEGNVEEIRSRALAAEINLRYEEGKVGLSLDESTTLNDVVTLIEVLTGKTTDLGTLDQKVVDGDISGIPAGLERTSAFLQHPVFNTHHSEHGMLRYLKHLENKDYSLVHGMIPLGSCTMKLNATAEMIPVTWPEFGNIHPFAPADQTEGYLEMITELENWLADITGYDAVSMQPNSGAQGEYAGLLVIKKYHEARGEGHRNICLIPSSAHGTNPATASMMGLDVVVVKCDENGNVDLEDLKTKAEKHSANLAALMVTYPSTHGVYEEAITQICDLIHEHGGQVYMDGANMNAQVGLAKPGLIGSDVSHLNLHKTFAIPHGGGGPGMGPIGVKAHLAPYLPNHKVRPVNESSTGAVSAAPYGSGAILPISWMYIRLLGNEGLKKSTEVALLNANYIANKLSGHYPVLYTGRHDRVAHECIIDIRPLKEATGITEEDIAKRLMDYGFHAPTMSFPVPGTLMIEPTESEPKAELDRFIEAMVSIRQEIREVEDGLIKAEDTALHNAPHTMADLTDANWDRAYTRETAVFPSRHARVSKYWPTVNRVDNVYGDRNFVCACPPVSEYEEAELV; encoded by the coding sequence ATGACCCGGAAATCCCTGCACAGCCTGACCCAGCAAGACGACTTCATCTCGCGCCACATCGGTCCGAGTGAGCAAGACATTGTAGACATGCTGCACACCCTCGGGGTGAACAGCCTGGATGAACTTGTTGACTCCACCCTCCCTGAAAGCATCCGTTTTGAGGGTGAACTCAAGGTGGGCCGCACCTACACCGAAGTGGAGGCCCTTGCAGAACTGAAAGGCAAGGCCAGCAAGAACAAGGTCTTCAAAAGTTACATCGGGATGGGCTATTACGGGACCCTGGTTCCCCACGTGATCCTCAGAAACGTGCTGGAAAACCCCGGCTGGTACACTGCCTACACCCCTTACCAGGCTGAGATCTCCCAGGGCCGACTGGAAATGCTCCTCAATTTCCAGCAGATGGTGATGGACCTGACTGGCATGGAAGTGGCAAACGCCAGTCTGCTGGACGAGGCCACCGCTGCCGCAGAAGCCATGACCCTGGCCAAGCGATCCAACAAGAAGAGCAAGAGCAACAAATACTTCGTTGCCAGTGACGTGCATCCACAGACCCTGGATGTGATCCAGACCCGTGCCCAGTACTTCGGCTTCGAAGTGGTGGTGGGCAACCCCGAAACCGACCTGAAAGATGCAGACGTGTTCGGGGTGCAACTGCAGTACCCCAACACCTACGGTGAAGTGAAAGACCTCACCAGCGTCATTGACACTGCACATGCCAAAGGTGCACTGGTGTCTGTCGCCACCGACCTGCTTGCCCTGACCGTTCTGAAGGCTCCTGGCGAAATGGGGGCAGACGTGGTGATCGGCAACTCCCAGCGTTTTGGGGTGCCCATGGGCTTCGGTGGGCCTCACGCTGCCTTCTTTGCCTGCCGCGACGAGTACAAGCGCAGTGCTGCCGGGCGCATCATCGGGGTCTCTAAAGACACCCGGGGCAACATCGCCTACCGCATGGCCATGCAGACCCGCGAGCAGCACATCCGCCGCGAGAAGGCCACCAGCAACATCTGCACTGCACAGGCATTGCTGGCCAACATGGCCGCTGCTTACGCTGTTTACCATGGTCCTGAAACCCTGAGGACCATTGCAGAGCGCATCGAGCGCCTGACCAGTCTGGTGCGGGTTGCTCTGGAAGATGCAGGCTTCAAACCCAACACGGCTTATTTCGACACCCTCACTTTCGAAGGGAACGTGGAAGAGATCCGCAGCCGTGCTCTGGCCGCAGAAATCAACCTGCGTTATGAAGAGGGCAAAGTGGGCCTGTCTCTGGATGAAAGCACCACCCTGAACGATGTGGTGACCCTGATCGAGGTGCTGACTGGCAAAACCACAGATCTGGGAACGCTCGACCAGAAGGTTGTGGATGGAGACATCTCCGGCATTCCTGCAGGTCTGGAACGCACCAGTGCCTTCCTGCAGCACCCCGTGTTCAACACCCACCACAGCGAACACGGCATGCTGCGTTACCTCAAGCACCTTGAAAACAAGGACTACAGCCTGGTGCACGGCATGATTCCGCTGGGTTCCTGCACCATGAAACTGAACGCCACCGCAGAAATGATCCCGGTCACCTGGCCTGAATTCGGCAACATCCACCCCTTTGCGCCTGCCGACCAGACCGAAGGCTACCTGGAGATGATCACCGAACTCGAAAACTGGCTGGCAGACATCACCGGCTATGATGCTGTTTCCATGCAGCCCAACAGTGGTGCACAGGGCGAATATGCAGGCCTCCTGGTCATCAAGAAGTACCACGAAGCCAGAGGAGAGGGCCACCGCAACATCTGCCTGATTCCCTCAAGTGCCCACGGCACCAACCCCGCCACCGCCAGCATGATGGGCCTGGACGTGGTGGTCGTGAAGTGCGACGAGAACGGCAACGTGGACCTCGAAGACCTGAAAACCAAGGCCGAGAAGCACAGCGCAAACCTCGCTGCCCTGATGGTCACCTACCCCTCAACCCACGGCGTGTACGAAGAAGCCATCACCCAGATCTGCGACCTGATCCATGAGCACGGCGGTCAGGTGTACATGGACGGGGCCAACATGAACGCCCAGGTGGGCCTCGCCAAACCCGGCCTGATCGGGTCGGACGTGAGCCACCTGAACCTGCACAAAACCTTCGCCATTCCCCACGGGGGCGGCGGCCCTGGCATGGGACCCATCGGCGTGAAAGCCCACCTTGCCCCATACCTGCCCAACCACAAGGTGCGCCCTGTGAACGAGAGCAGCACAGGTGCAGTGAGTGCCGCCCCTTATGGCAGTGGTGCCATTTTGCCCATCAGCTGGATGTACATCCGTCTGCTTGGCAACGAAGGCCTCAAAAAATCCACCGAGGTTGCCCTCCTGAATGCCAACTACATTGCGAACAAACTCTCTGGTCACTACCCCGTGCTCTACACCGGACGCCATGACCGGGTGGCCCACGAGTGCATCATCGACATCCGGCCCCTCAAGGAAGCCACTGGCATCACCGAGGAGGACATCGCCAAGCGCCTGATGGACTACGGCTTCCACGCCCCCACCATGAGCTTCCCTGTCCCTGGCACCCTGATGATCGAACCCACCGAGTCCGAACCCAAGGCCGAACTTGACCGTTTCATCGAGGCGATGGTCAGCATCCGCCAGGAAATCCGCGAAGTGGAAGACGGCCTGATCAAGGCAGAGGACACCGCCCTGCACAACGCCCCCCACACCATGGCCGACCTGACGGACGCAAACTGGGACCGTGCTTACACCCGCGAAACCGCTGTGTTCCCCAGCCGTCACGCCCGTGTCAGCAAGTACTGGCCCACCGTGAACCGGGTGGACAACGTGTACGGGGACCGCAACTTCGTGTGTGCCTGCCCTCCGGTGAGCGAGTACGAAGAAGCTGAACTGGTATAA
- a CDS encoding histidine kinase N-terminal 7TM domain-containing diguanylate cyclase, which produces MQLEFTPYILPFVVSLVTTIGLALYALRHYNPAARVFVLVMTSLSIWTFCYIMELSSVTLQAKIMWVQIKYLGSTPGPILWFVFSLYMTNNQHLLKGPLKTVMVAAVLTTWAVVFTHGLHNWMWTDIQLKPGFPETQSGHGFYFWIYAATLYLSILGSVVVYANFYRTTSRFFKQQALWLLLGGFIPLAGRMTEDVLGMDLIPKVDEVIFFFLFSGIFFALALFRYGALKLVPIAHHLVVKNINAAIVVLDLMGRIVDLNPYAQRILGSEEQTGSIGKTPQEVLGDSLKLATFDQVPQELSLVRGEQESCFSVQYSPIREQRGQVAGHVLVLFDITERKQAEMQLAHIARTDALTQVTNRRYFYELAEPEFQRVKGSDGQLGVVMLDVDYFKKINDTYGHQIGDEVLKHVAKVCKGSLRQTDLFARYGGEEFICLVSGASAEDTQSIAEKLRQALADTPLELPEQKISITASLGVAVLHNAAKSLDELIGKADEALYTSKKEGRNRVTLSTVLGTAEIYT; this is translated from the coding sequence ATGCAGCTGGAATTTACCCCTTACATCCTCCCCTTTGTGGTCTCTCTGGTCACCACCATTGGCCTTGCGCTCTATGCCCTGCGGCATTACAACCCGGCGGCCAGGGTCTTTGTGCTGGTGATGACCTCCCTGAGCATCTGGACCTTCTGTTACATCATGGAGCTCTCCAGTGTCACCCTGCAGGCCAAGATCATGTGGGTGCAGATCAAGTACCTCGGGAGCACGCCTGGTCCGATTTTGTGGTTTGTGTTCTCCCTGTACATGACCAACAACCAGCACCTCCTGAAAGGTCCCCTCAAAACCGTCATGGTTGCTGCTGTGCTGACCACCTGGGCGGTGGTTTTCACCCACGGCCTGCACAACTGGATGTGGACCGACATCCAGCTCAAACCCGGCTTTCCGGAAACCCAGTCCGGGCACGGCTTCTACTTCTGGATTTATGCGGCGACCCTGTACCTGAGCATTCTGGGCAGTGTGGTGGTGTACGCCAACTTCTACCGCACCACCTCCCGTTTTTTCAAACAGCAGGCCCTGTGGCTCCTGCTGGGCGGCTTCATCCCTCTGGCAGGCCGCATGACTGAGGATGTTCTCGGCATGGACCTGATCCCCAAAGTGGATGAGGTGATCTTCTTCTTCCTGTTCTCGGGGATTTTCTTTGCCCTGGCGCTTTTCCGTTACGGTGCCCTCAAACTGGTCCCCATTGCCCACCACCTGGTGGTGAAAAACATCAACGCAGCAATTGTGGTGCTGGACCTGATGGGCCGCATTGTGGACCTCAACCCTTACGCACAGCGCATTCTGGGGTCCGAAGAGCAGACAGGCAGCATTGGCAAAACCCCCCAGGAGGTGCTGGGAGACAGCCTGAAATTGGCCACTTTTGACCAGGTTCCGCAGGAACTGTCCCTGGTGCGAGGGGAACAGGAAAGCTGCTTCTCGGTGCAGTACTCCCCCATCCGGGAACAGCGTGGTCAGGTCGCAGGACACGTGCTGGTGCTCTTTGACATCACCGAACGCAAGCAGGCCGAGATGCAACTGGCCCACATTGCCCGCACCGACGCCCTCACGCAGGTCACCAACCGCCGTTACTTCTATGAACTCGCAGAACCCGAATTTCAGCGGGTCAAAGGCAGTGATGGTCAGCTGGGCGTGGTCATGCTGGACGTGGATTACTTCAAGAAGATCAATGACACCTACGGCCACCAGATCGGCGATGAGGTTTTGAAGCACGTTGCGAAAGTCTGCAAGGGCAGCCTGCGCCAGACCGACCTCTTTGCCCGTTACGGCGGTGAGGAATTCATCTGTCTGGTCAGCGGAGCCAGTGCAGAAGACACCCAGAGCATTGCCGAAAAACTCCGTCAGGCCCTGGCGGACACCCCTCTGGAACTGCCCGAGCAGAAGATCTCCATCACGGCCAGTCTTGGGGTCGCTGTCCTGCATAACGCGGCAAAATCACTGGATGAATTGATCGGCAAAGCAGACGAGGCGCTTTACACCTCCAAGAAGGAAGGGCGCAATCGGGTGACCCTCTCGACGGTGCTGGGGACAGCGGAGATTTACACGTGA
- a CDS encoding primary-amine oxidase, giving the protein MPRTLWMLMFSLCGAALAAGPLEPLSSSEITTAVNVLKLYGKAYSSTRFSLITLSEPDKVLVHQGKATGRQARVVLYERSKNLTSEATIDLQKKIILSFKDLPGVQPGFMTDDFVLAQQLVGRDPRWLEAMRKRGISPNQVMLETAGGRFQEGEEGARVLVVTSYLRAGAWNGYARPIEGVVARVDVATRMVLSVTDSGVVPIEQGTGSVGNDPSKLKPLTVRQPSGSNITLEGHQITWDRWKFNYSLNAREGLVIHQAGWMEGKTFRSILYRGSMSEMVVPYGDPDPNHDWRQPFDASEYGLGLTSSPLTAGGDVPEHALLRNEILFSQHGAPQQMPRAVGIYERDGGVLFRHMDPASRKVISRRARELCISSVSTVGNYDYLLTWVFRQDGTIRAEVHLTGIMATKGSTADPAGMKVAPNLVALHHQHFFSFRLDLDVDGLKNSPSALNTMPLDSGEENPQGNAMHAMLEPIESEQSGVQDASAEMARIWVVQSGRINALGDLTGYALVPGKSSPLIAAPDAPFRTRAGFVEHSVWMTRFSPLERYAAGDHPTNNPAPGGVQDYVQNDEPLQNQDVVLWYTLGVTHIPRPEEWPVMNAHVVGFTLEPVGFFSRNPMIP; this is encoded by the coding sequence ATGCCCCGAACGCTGTGGATGCTGATGTTCTCGCTGTGTGGTGCAGCCCTGGCCGCAGGTCCCCTTGAGCCCCTCAGCAGCAGTGAGATCACCACTGCTGTGAATGTCTTGAAGCTGTATGGCAAGGCGTATTCCAGCACCCGTTTTTCGCTGATCACGCTGAGTGAACCGGACAAGGTGCTTGTCCATCAGGGCAAGGCCACAGGCAGACAGGCCAGGGTGGTGCTCTATGAGCGCAGCAAGAACCTGACCAGTGAGGCCACCATCGACCTCCAGAAGAAAATCATCCTCAGCTTCAAAGACCTTCCGGGGGTGCAACCGGGTTTCATGACCGATGATTTCGTGCTGGCCCAGCAACTGGTTGGACGGGACCCCAGATGGCTGGAGGCCATGCGAAAACGGGGTATCTCACCGAATCAGGTGATGCTGGAAACCGCCGGGGGTCGCTTTCAGGAGGGAGAGGAGGGGGCAAGGGTGCTGGTGGTCACCTCCTACCTGCGGGCAGGGGCCTGGAATGGGTATGCCCGTCCGATTGAGGGTGTGGTCGCCCGGGTGGATGTGGCAACCCGCATGGTTCTCTCTGTAACGGATTCGGGTGTGGTGCCCATTGAGCAGGGCACTGGATCTGTGGGAAATGACCCCTCAAAACTCAAACCCCTCACCGTAAGGCAACCTTCCGGGAGCAACATTACCCTGGAGGGGCACCAGATCACCTGGGACCGCTGGAAATTCAACTATTCCCTGAATGCCAGAGAGGGATTGGTGATCCATCAGGCCGGGTGGATGGAAGGGAAGACCTTCCGATCCATCCTGTACCGGGGGTCGATGTCCGAAATGGTGGTGCCTTATGGGGACCCCGATCCCAACCACGACTGGAGACAACCCTTTGACGCTTCCGAGTACGGTCTGGGCCTGACCTCCTCCCCCCTGACGGCAGGAGGAGACGTGCCTGAACATGCCCTTCTGCGCAACGAAATCCTGTTCTCCCAGCACGGAGCTCCACAGCAGATGCCCAGAGCAGTGGGCATCTATGAGCGGGATGGAGGGGTGCTCTTCAGGCACATGGACCCCGCAAGCCGCAAGGTGATTTCCAGACGGGCCAGAGAACTCTGCATCTCTTCTGTTTCCACAGTGGGAAATTACGATTACCTGCTGACCTGGGTGTTCCGCCAGGACGGCACCATCAGGGCAGAAGTCCACCTGACCGGCATCATGGCAACCAAGGGCAGCACAGCAGATCCCGCAGGCATGAAAGTGGCCCCGAATCTGGTTGCGCTCCACCACCAGCATTTCTTCTCGTTCCGGCTGGACCTCGATGTGGATGGTCTGAAAAACAGCCCCTCTGCCCTGAACACCATGCCCCTGGACTCCGGTGAGGAAAACCCCCAGGGGAACGCCATGCATGCCATGCTGGAACCCATCGAGAGCGAGCAGTCCGGGGTGCAGGATGCCAGTGCCGAAATGGCCCGCATCTGGGTGGTCCAGAGCGGAAGAATAAATGCCCTGGGAGACCTGACAGGGTATGCCCTGGTTCCCGGCAAAAGTTCTCCCCTGATTGCTGCGCCAGATGCCCCTTTTCGCACCAGAGCAGGCTTTGTGGAACACAGCGTCTGGATGACCCGTTTCAGCCCGCTGGAACGGTACGCTGCCGGAGATCACCCCACCAACAACCCCGCTCCTGGAGGGGTCCAGGATTACGTTCAGAACGACGAACCCCTGCAGAATCAGGATGTGGTCTTGTGGTACACACTGGGGGTCACCCACATCCCCAGACCGGAGGAGTGGCCTGTCATGAATGCCCATGTGGTGGGGTTCACACTGGAACCCGTGGGCTTTTTCTCCAGAAATCCGATGATTCCCTGA
- a CDS encoding ABC transporter permease subunit yields MNTRAIRAVVRKDLKVAMQSKPVMLPLIIIPLIFVVVFPTALCLLAPVAATEAGSRMNNMQELLAQVSPALKNILLGLDPAQQIVVFGTVYMLAPMFLLLPLMVASVFSADSFAGEKERKTLEALAYSPISDRDLFVAKVLGSWIPAVAVSVLGFVVYTLVVNLAGYPVMQRIFFPNISWLLLVFWVSPAVAAASLGATVLVSAKVSTFQEAYQLGGVVVLPVIMLMIGQLTGVLYFSSWFVALLGLVLWGIAALLIRYGGQSFQRSKMLGSQ; encoded by the coding sequence GTGAACACCCGCGCCATTCGGGCCGTGGTCCGCAAGGACCTGAAGGTCGCCATGCAAAGCAAACCCGTGATGCTGCCCCTGATCATCATTCCATTGATCTTTGTGGTGGTTTTCCCCACTGCGCTCTGCCTGCTGGCCCCGGTGGCTGCCACAGAAGCAGGGAGCCGCATGAACAACATGCAAGAACTCCTCGCCCAGGTCTCCCCTGCCCTGAAAAACATCCTGCTGGGCCTGGACCCTGCCCAGCAGATCGTGGTCTTCGGAACGGTGTACATGCTGGCCCCGATGTTTCTGCTGCTTCCCCTGATGGTCGCCAGTGTCTTCTCTGCCGACAGTTTCGCTGGAGAGAAGGAACGCAAGACCCTGGAAGCCCTGGCCTACTCACCCATCAGCGACCGGGACCTGTTTGTGGCCAAGGTGCTGGGGTCATGGATTCCAGCCGTTGCGGTCAGTGTTCTCGGGTTTGTGGTGTACACCCTGGTGGTGAATCTGGCCGGATACCCAGTGATGCAGCGCATTTTCTTTCCGAACATCTCCTGGCTGCTGCTGGTCTTCTGGGTCAGCCCTGCGGTGGCTGCGGCCAGTCTGGGGGCCACCGTGCTGGTCTCGGCAAAGGTGAGCACCTTTCAGGAGGCCTACCAGCTGGGAGGCGTGGTGGTCCTTCCGGTGATCATGCTGATGATCGGTCAGCTGACCGGGGTGCTGTACTTCAGCAGCTGGTTTGTGGCCCTGCTGGGTCTGGTTCTGTGGGGCATCGCTGCCCTGCTGATCCGGTACGGAGGCCAGTCTTTCCAGCGCAGCAAAATGCTCGGGAGCCAGTGA
- a CDS encoding ABC transporter ATP-binding protein: protein MGRSWEDLLNIVTTTHLGKRFAEKQAVQDLNLHLKQGEIFGLLGHNGAGKTTTVRLLNGLLHPTEGEVRVFGMDPLKEGEAIRKRVGVLTETPALEERLTARENLQLFADLYDVPVQQVSAKIEQALRIVDLLDQADLKAGTFSKGMKQRLAIARAILHEPELLYLDEPTSGLDPVSSQHISDLVLTLTREKGTTVVLCTHDLKDAQKLCDRVAILEHGQVKLSGPPAELATGLGAGGALDLEVGPSQQDQALEICRTFASAARSGAGSLRLERIQRSQVPDLVQMLVHRGILVYGVTPHQATLEDVYFALHREGQ from the coding sequence ATGGGCAGGTCCTGGGAGGATCTTCTGAACATCGTCACCACCACACACCTTGGCAAGCGCTTTGCAGAGAAGCAGGCGGTGCAGGACCTCAACCTGCATTTGAAACAGGGGGAGATTTTTGGTCTGCTGGGCCACAACGGGGCCGGAAAAACCACCACCGTGAGGCTGCTCAATGGCCTTCTGCATCCCACCGAAGGAGAAGTGCGGGTCTTTGGCATGGACCCCCTGAAAGAAGGAGAGGCCATCCGCAAACGGGTGGGGGTCCTCACCGAAACCCCTGCCCTGGAAGAACGCCTGACCGCCAGAGAGAACCTGCAGCTTTTCGCGGACCTCTATGACGTGCCTGTTCAGCAGGTTTCTGCGAAGATTGAGCAGGCCCTCAGGATTGTGGACCTGCTGGATCAGGCGGACCTCAAGGCAGGCACCTTCAGCAAGGGGATGAAACAGCGTCTGGCGATTGCCCGCGCCATCTTGCATGAGCCGGAACTCCTGTACCTCGATGAACCGACCTCCGGCCTGGACCCGGTCAGCAGCCAGCACATCAGTGATCTGGTGCTCACCCTGACGCGTGAAAAAGGCACCACGGTGGTGCTGTGCACCCACGACCTGAAAGACGCCCAGAAGCTCTGTGACCGGGTGGCGATTCTGGAGCACGGGCAGGTGAAGCTCAGCGGTCCTCCGGCAGAACTGGCCACCGGTCTGGGAGCAGGTGGAGCCCTGGATCTGGAGGTGGGTCCATCCCAGCAGGATCAGGCCCTGGAAATTTGCAGGACTTTTGCCAGTGCAGCCCGCAGTGGGGCAGGATCACTCAGGCTGGAGCGCATCCAGCGCAGTCAGGTTCCAGACCTGGTCCAGATGCTGGTGCATCGGGGCATTCTGGTTTATGGGGTGACCCCCCATCAGGCCACACTTGAGGACGTGTACTTCGCACTGCACAGGGAGGGCCAGTGA
- a CDS encoding LacI family DNA-binding transcriptional regulator: MTRRRITIKDVSALAGVSVSTVSRVLNASGPISEETRKVVMQAASDLKYQPNPLARGLVKNQLGGVGVLIPWLGGPYFCSFLEGVQDVVRDTPFRMVISSEQAVKEKEAEALAYLLENDADGVIYYGDSLRPEDIAEINPLGKPVVLLGQPVTDSYPCVAIDDEVGAFLATRYLIDNGHRQIAHLTGDAQQHVTASRLSGYRRALDQAGIPFDPHLIVHADYSEQGGYRGLQHLLGRAVDFTALFCGNDQMAIGAYQALREFNKQIPEDVSVVGFDNISFAQYMHPPLTTVQVPIRSMGRVAAQILIGNIEGQEVFPAPLEAELIIRRSVLRR, encoded by the coding sequence ATGACCAGACGCCGAATCACCATCAAAGATGTCTCTGCGCTTGCAGGGGTCTCCGTCTCCACCGTCTCCCGGGTGCTGAATGCCAGTGGCCCGATCTCCGAGGAAACCCGCAAGGTGGTGATGCAGGCCGCCTCCGACCTCAAGTACCAGCCCAACCCACTTGCCAGGGGCCTGGTGAAAAACCAGCTTGGAGGGGTCGGGGTGCTGATCCCCTGGCTGGGTGGCCCCTACTTCTGCAGTTTTCTGGAGGGCGTGCAGGATGTGGTGCGGGACACCCCCTTTCGCATGGTGATCTCCAGCGAACAGGCCGTGAAGGAAAAGGAAGCAGAGGCGCTTGCTTATCTGCTCGAAAACGACGCCGATGGGGTCATCTACTACGGAGACTCCCTGCGCCCTGAAGACATTGCGGAAATCAACCCACTCGGTAAACCTGTGGTGCTGCTCGGACAGCCCGTCACGGACAGTTATCCCTGTGTGGCCATTGACGATGAGGTCGGGGCGTTCCTCGCCACCCGTTACCTGATTGACAACGGGCACCGCCAGATCGCCCACCTCACCGGAGATGCACAGCAGCACGTCACAGCGTCCAGGCTTTCAGGGTACCGCCGTGCGCTGGATCAGGCTGGAATCCCCTTTGATCCCCACCTGATCGTCCATGCCGATTACAGCGAGCAGGGAGGGTACCGTGGCCTGCAGCACCTGCTGGGCCGCGCAGTGGATTTCACCGCCCTGTTCTGTGGCAATGACCAGATGGCGATTGGTGCATATCAGGCGCTCAGGGAGTTTAACAAGCAGATCCCTGAAGACGTGTCTGTTGTGGGCTTTGACAACATCTCCTTTGCCCAGTACATGCACCCCCCACTGACCACCGTGCAGGTCCCGATCCGCAGCATGGGCCGTGTGGCAGCCCAGATCCTGATCGGAAACATTGAAGGACAGGAGGTTTTTCCTGCACCTCTGGAGGCTGAGCTGATCATCCGCCGCTCGGTTCTGAGGCGCTGA